Proteins from a single region of Campylobacter sputorum:
- the cls gene encoding cardiolipin synthase — MENFINWIISFDNLYLIVWIIFAMSVLLSNKTSSDTTAWLLAITFVPIIGMIAYLLFGINWRQRKYINKKLNKQDLISTLNSNFSKYDSTNIFSKNSVENLKAFEYNNKISNKNKSVINLLYNCEKTLPTQENESYDIYYNGKDAFSSLIDDILGAKKSIYMQYYIWHSDKLGTKIKDILVKKAKEGLEIKLIFDGLGSFRTISKAYRNELKQAGVEFLYFLDIKTSILKLNYRNHRKMTIIDNDIVHTGGMNLSDQYINGGNDYDNWRDTNIRLKGNIVIYYLIIFITDWLNSGGEMNFKNIKNYIKAKLKNKTETKYIAQVSSSGPDSNYPNLKFLYTKMITETKNEILIQTPYFIPTDSILNQLKIASLSSKKVKIMIAQKPDHKIMAWVSKTYYEELLLAGIEIYIYTNGFLHSKVLICDDDLSTIGTCNFDNRSFNINYEINTIFYDKKISQELKDNFYEDMKYCKKISLSDLKRYGVLQKLRDHICKIISPLL; from the coding sequence ATGGAAAATTTTATCAATTGGATTATTTCTTTTGATAATTTATACCTTATTGTTTGGATTATTTTTGCAATGTCAGTATTGCTATCAAACAAAACATCTAGCGACACAACTGCTTGGCTTTTGGCAATTACATTTGTGCCAATAATTGGAATGATAGCGTATTTACTTTTTGGAATAAACTGGCGACAAAGAAAATACATAAACAAAAAATTAAATAAACAAGATTTAATATCAACTTTAAATAGCAATTTTAGCAAATATGATAGCACAAATATATTTTCAAAAAACTCTGTAGAAAATTTAAAAGCTTTTGAGTATAATAATAAAATTTCAAATAAAAACAAATCTGTTATAAATTTACTATACAATTGCGAAAAAACACTACCAACGCAAGAAAATGAGTCTTATGATATTTATTATAACGGAAAAGACGCTTTTAGTTCGCTCATTGACGATATTTTGGGTGCTAAAAAATCCATTTATATGCAGTATTATATATGGCATTCAGATAAACTTGGCACTAAAATAAAAGATATTTTAGTAAAAAAAGCAAAAGAAGGCTTAGAAATAAAACTTATTTTTGATGGGCTTGGATCATTTAGAACTATTAGCAAAGCTTATAGAAACGAATTAAAACAAGCCGGAGTGGAGTTTTTGTATTTTTTAGATATTAAAACTTCTATTTTAAAGCTAAATTATAGAAATCACAGAAAAATGACAATAATAGATAATGATATTGTCCATACTGGCGGTATGAATCTATCAGATCAGTATATAAATGGCGGGAATGATTATGATAATTGGCGTGATACAAACATACGCCTAAAAGGCAATATTGTCATATATTATCTTATTATTTTTATAACAGATTGGCTAAATAGTGGCGGAGAGATGAATTTTAAAAATATAAAAAATTATATTAAAGCAAAATTAAAAAATAAAACAGAAACAAAATACATAGCCCAAGTTAGTTCAAGCGGCCCTGATAGCAACTATCCAAATTTGAAATTTTTATACACAAAAATGATAACTGAAACCAAAAATGAAATTTTAATTCAAACGCCGTATTTTATACCAACTGACAGCATTTTAAATCAACTTAAAATCGCCTCTCTTTCATCAAAAAAAGTAAAAATTATGATAGCACAAAAACCGGATCATAAAATAATGGCTTGGGTATCAAAAACATATTACGAAGAGCTTCTTTTGGCTGGAATTGAAATTTACATTTATACAAATGGATTTTTACATAGTAAAGTTTTGATATGCGATGATGATTTAAGCACGATAGGAACTTGCAATTTTGACAATAGAAGTTTTAATATAAATTACGAAATAAATACTATTTTTTATGATAAAAAAATATCACAAGAGTTAAAAGATAACTTCTATGAAGATATGAAATATTGTAAAAAAATATCCCTTAGCGACCTAAAAAGATATGGTGTTTTGCAAAAACTTAGAGATCATATATGTAAAATAATATCGCCACTTTTATAA
- a CDS encoding PHP domain-containing protein, with amino-acid sequence MNYDLHIHSNFSDGKASIREILSKAKELNIGISITDHNELRGSIIASKIAKKLNIPFIIGVELGTKEGKEMLLYFKDECYAKKFYENEIKPFKTSRMTRINRYMSEFLSADLKIKYNIFLAIIPHPFGVLYKNIYNDMPLGEKMIEFCDGIECINASQSSKSNTLSKILCAQKQKLAFASSDAHLIKNIGKLSTNITFDKYNILKTDISHNNYKDDFLTLIQSLYQISKINLNYFLKDKIN; translated from the coding sequence ATGAACTATGATTTACACATACATTCAAATTTTTCTGATGGCAAAGCTAGTATTAGAGAAATTTTAAGTAAAGCCAAAGAGCTAAATATCGGTATTTCTATAACAGATCACAATGAGTTAAGAGGCAGTATTATCGCTTCAAAGATAGCTAAAAAACTTAACATACCTTTTATTATAGGCGTTGAGCTTGGCACGAAAGAGGGTAAAGAAATGCTACTTTATTTTAAAGATGAGTGTTATGCAAAAAAATTTTATGAAAATGAGATAAAACCATTTAAAACTTCCAGGATGACGCGTATAAATCGCTATATGAGTGAGTTTTTAAGTGCTGATTTAAAAATAAAATATAATATTTTTTTAGCTATTATTCCACACCCTTTTGGAGTACTTTATAAAAATATTTATAACGATATGCCGCTTGGAGAAAAAATGATAGAATTTTGTGATGGTATAGAGTGTATAAATGCCTCTCAAAGCTCTAAATCAAATACTCTTTCTAAAATTCTTTGTGCTCAAAAACAAAAACTAGCTTTTGCATCAAGCGATGCACATCTTATAAAAAATATAGGAAAACTTAGTACAAATATAACTTTTGATAAATATAACATTTTAAAAACCGATATTTCTCACAATAATTACAAAGATGATTTTTTAACATTAATCCAAAGTTTGTATCAAATTTCGAAGATAAATTTAAACTATTTTTTAAAAGATAAGATAAATTAA
- a CDS encoding class 1 fructose-bisphosphatase, translated as MQEIFETIKKAAIRISDALKYSDLGYTHNQNSTGDTQLKLDVMSDNIITEEFSKINVKALVSEEKDEALTLNEDGKFIVAYDPLDGSSLVDVNFAVGSIFGIYENEISPKTLKAAAYTIYGPRLELVIASDKVRLYRLDRNNEFVFIKDLLLSQKGKLNATGATQKSWSDTHRNFIKSLFDEGYRLRYSGAMVSDLHQILLKGGGLFSYPSTSDTPNGKLRLTFEVLPFAFIYEKAGGKTSDGKNDSLLNLEVLAIHQTTPCFFGSSYEINKMHEYYGK; from the coding sequence ATGCAAGAAATTTTTGAAACTATAAAAAAAGCTGCAATCCGTATAAGCGATGCTTTAAAATACTCAGATCTTGGCTACACACATAATCAAAACTCAACAGGCGATACTCAGCTAAAATTAGATGTAATGAGTGATAATATCATAACTGAAGAGTTTTCAAAGATAAATGTAAAAGCTTTAGTAAGTGAAGAAAAAGATGAAGCATTAACTTTAAATGAAGATGGCAAATTTATAGTTGCTTATGATCCTCTTGATGGAAGTTCTTTAGTTGATGTAAATTTCGCAGTTGGGTCTATTTTTGGAATTTATGAAAATGAAATTTCACCAAAAACACTAAAAGCTGCAGCTTATACGATATACGGACCTAGATTAGAACTTGTTATAGCAAGTGATAAAGTAAGACTTTATAGACTTGATAGAAATAATGAGTTTGTTTTTATAAAAGATTTACTCCTTAGCCAAAAAGGCAAACTAAATGCAACAGGGGCAACACAAAAAAGTTGGAGTGATACGCATAGAAATTTCATCAAATCACTATTTGATGAAGGATATAGATTAAGATATAGTGGTGCTATGGTTAGTGATTTGCACCAAATTTTGCTAAAAGGTGGCGGACTTTTTAGTTATCCATCAACAAGCGATACGCCAAATGGCAAGCTTAGACTTACTTTTGAAGTTTTACCATTTGCTTTTATATATGAAAAAGCTGGTGGAAAAACAAGTGATGGAAAAAATGATTCTTTATTAAATTTAGAAGTTTTAGCTATCCATCAAACAACTCCATGTTTTTTTGGATCAAGTTATGAGATAAATAAAATGCACGAGTATTATGGAAAATAA
- a CDS encoding Na+/H+ antiporter NhaC family protein, with translation MRALLMFLFPMLLLADTHANAEIYGSWTLLPPLLAIGLAFITKNVILSLFIGVFSGGYLLALNNNSAISSFMNAFGDIAMRIVNSMADKWNAGIMLQVLCIGGLIALITKMGGTKAMAIWLSKKSKNRCSVQISTWLMGLFVFFDDYANSLIVGPIMRPVTDKFKISREKLAFIIDSTAAPVTGIAVVSTWVGLEISLIKDAYSIIGITNINAFSIFIQTLPYRFYNIFMLFFVFCIAYFGRDFGPMLKAERRAKQGLIDSKEYKIANIDNQTLEAKSGIELKVSNALVPVLILMIGSFVGFYINGLSALEGEILQKVKDAPFSLLAFRETFGAADASIVLFEAALFASIVAIFMGIYRKIFSIQEAIDTWIKGWQSMIITIVILLLAWSLSSAIKELGTSAYLVMVLSDHTPNFILPVFIFILGSFISFSTGTSYGTMGILMPLAVPLAAGIGNASGFENEILHGYMILNISAVLTGAIFGDHCSPISDTSILSSMGSNCDLIKHISTQFPYAITVCIISIFSYIMTALGLNVWITLALGSLSIILIVRFVGKKV, from the coding sequence ATGAGAGCTCTTTTGATGTTCTTATTTCCAATGCTTTTACTAGCCGATACACATGCAAATGCAGAAATTTATGGTTCTTGGACACTACTACCGCCACTACTTGCCATAGGACTCGCATTTATAACAAAAAATGTTATATTATCTTTGTTTATTGGTGTTTTTAGTGGTGGATATTTACTCGCTTTAAACAATAATTCAGCCATAAGCTCATTTATGAATGCTTTTGGAGATATAGCGATGAGAATTGTTAACTCAATGGCTGATAAATGGAATGCCGGAATTATGCTACAAGTTTTATGTATAGGCGGACTTATAGCACTTATTACAAAAATGGGCGGCACAAAAGCTATGGCAATTTGGCTTAGCAAAAAATCTAAAAATAGATGTTCTGTGCAAATTTCGACATGGTTAATGGGGCTTTTTGTATTTTTTGATGATTACGCAAACTCTCTCATAGTTGGTCCTATTATGCGTCCTGTTACTGATAAATTTAAAATTTCAAGAGAAAAGTTAGCATTTATCATAGACTCAACTGCAGCACCAGTTACTGGAATAGCGGTAGTTTCGACATGGGTGGGGCTTGAAATTTCTCTTATAAAAGATGCATATTCTATCATAGGAATTACAAATATCAATGCATTTTCTATATTTATTCAAACATTACCATATAGATTTTACAATATCTTTATGCTGTTTTTTGTATTTTGTATAGCGTATTTTGGTAGAGATTTTGGTCCTATGTTAAAAGCAGAAAGAAGAGCAAAGCAAGGATTAATAGATTCAAAAGAGTATAAAATAGCAAATATAGACAATCAAACACTAGAAGCAAAAAGCGGTATAGAACTTAAAGTATCCAATGCATTAGTTCCAGTGCTTATTTTAATGATAGGTTCATTTGTAGGATTTTATATAAACGGTTTAAGTGCACTAGAAGGCGAAATTTTACAAAAAGTTAAAGATGCGCCCTTTAGTCTACTTGCATTTAGAGAAACTTTTGGTGCAGCAGATGCCTCAATAGTGCTTTTTGAAGCAGCTCTTTTTGCATCTATAGTTGCTATTTTTATGGGAATATATAGAAAAATTTTTAGCATACAAGAAGCAATTGACACATGGATAAAAGGTTGGCAAAGTATGATAATAACCATAGTTATACTTCTATTAGCATGGTCACTAAGCTCTGCTATAAAAGAACTTGGAACATCTGCTTATCTTGTTATGGTATTAAGCGATCATACGCCTAATTTTATACTGCCTGTGTTTATTTTTATATTAGGAAGCTTTATATCTTTTTCAACAGGAACTAGTTATGGAACTATGGGTATTTTGATGCCTTTGGCTGTGCCTTTGGCTGCTGGTATTGGAAATGCAAGCGGATTTGAAAATGAAATACTTCATGGATATATGATTTTAAACATTAGTGCTGTTTTAACAGGAGCTATATTTGGAGATCACTGCTCTCCGATATCAGATACGAGCATACTCTCTTCAATGGGCTCAAATTGTGATTTAATAAAACATATCTCTACGCAATTTCCTTACGCGATAACAGTTTGTATAATAAGCATATTTTCATACATAATGACAGCTCTTGGACTTAATGTATGGATAACTTTGGCTTTAGGTTCTTTAAGCATTATACTTATAGTAAGATTTGTTGGTAAAAAGGTGTAA
- the metG gene encoding methionine--tRNA ligase, which translates to MEKRYITTPIYYVNDIPHIGHAYTTIVCDTMARFYRLQGYDTYFLTGTDEHGQKIEQAASKKGFTPKEYADDISAKFRNLWDYFEISYDHFIRTTDDYHKQTVQNAFEKMYKKGDIYKGEYEGYYCVSCESFFTQTQLLDDECCPDCGKKTSIVKEESYFFKLSKYQDKLLKWYEENEDCIIPKNKKNEIINFVKSGLKDLSITRTSFDWGIKLPASLNDDKHVMYVWLDALLNYLSALGYTLGSEKMGYWDHTLHVVGKDILRFHAVYWPAFLMSLELPLPKHIAAHGWWTRDGVKMSKSLGNVVNPKEVADAYGKECFRYFLLREVPFGQDGDFSQKALIDRINSDLSNELGNLLSRIVGMSSKYSDYEINSKDVLKFYKDELYSVDCFINNAISALNEVATNRYLEELWKILSVANGVIAKYEPWNLIKNSKNDEALALVALCANLLTKVAILLYPAMPKSASKIAEILGFEINNKTYESVIKEKNLLNFKAQKTDPLFVKVENELLKRPEVKQEEIPQKQDNDIQIDDFKKCVIKVGTILECENVEGSEKLLKFSIDLGEDKPRQIISGIAKYYNPLDLIGKQICVLANLKPRKIFKHISEGMILSAEDGRLTLLSVENKVKNGAIIG; encoded by the coding sequence ATGGAAAAAAGATATATAACAACACCAATTTATTATGTAAATGACATTCCTCATATAGGACATGCTTATACTACGATAGTTTGTGATACAATGGCTAGATTTTATAGACTTCAAGGATATGATACATATTTTTTAACAGGAACTGATGAGCATGGTCAAAAGATAGAACAAGCTGCATCTAAAAAAGGCTTTACGCCAAAAGAATATGCGGATGATATAAGTGCTAAATTTAGAAATTTATGGGATTATTTTGAGATAAGTTATGATCATTTCATAAGAACAACAGATGATTATCACAAACAAACTGTGCAAAATGCTTTTGAGAAAATGTATAAAAAAGGCGATATATACAAAGGCGAATACGAAGGGTATTATTGTGTTAGCTGTGAGTCTTTTTTCACACAAACACAACTTTTGGATGATGAATGCTGTCCTGATTGTGGTAAAAAAACAAGCATTGTTAAAGAAGAAAGTTACTTTTTTAAACTCTCAAAATATCAAGATAAGCTTTTAAAATGGTATGAAGAAAACGAAGATTGCATAATACCAAAAAATAAAAAAAATGAGATTATTAATTTTGTAAAAAGTGGATTAAAAGATCTTTCTATCACAAGAACTAGCTTTGATTGGGGTATAAAGCTTCCTGCAAGCTTGAATGATGATAAGCATGTTATGTATGTTTGGCTAGATGCCTTGCTAAATTATCTCTCAGCTCTTGGATATACGCTTGGTAGCGAGAAAATGGGTTATTGGGATCACACTTTGCATGTTGTAGGTAAAGATATACTTAGATTTCATGCGGTTTATTGGCCTGCATTTTTAATGAGTCTTGAATTACCTTTGCCAAAGCATATAGCAGCACATGGTTGGTGGACAAGAGATGGTGTAAAGATGAGTAAATCCTTGGGAAATGTTGTAAATCCTAAAGAAGTTGCCGATGCATATGGAAAAGAGTGTTTTAGGTACTTTTTGTTAAGAGAAGTTCCATTTGGTCAAGATGGAGACTTTTCGCAAAAAGCACTGATAGATAGGATAAATAGTGATCTTTCAAATGAGCTTGGGAATTTACTAAGCAGGATTGTTGGAATGAGCTCAAAATATAGTGATTACGAGATAAATTCAAAAGATGTTTTGAAATTTTATAAAGATGAGCTTTATAGTGTGGATTGTTTTATAAATAATGCAATATCGGCATTAAATGAGGTGGCTACAAACAGATATCTAGAAGAGCTTTGGAAGATACTTTCTGTTGCAAATGGCGTGATAGCAAAATACGAACCTTGGAATTTGATAAAAAACTCTAAAAATGATGAAGCACTTGCTCTTGTGGCTTTGTGTGCAAATTTGCTTACAAAAGTTGCTATTTTGCTTTATCCTGCAATGCCAAAAAGTGCTAGCAAAATAGCTGAAATTCTAGGTTTTGAGATAAATAATAAAACTTATGAAAGTGTTATAAAAGAAAAAAATCTTTTAAATTTTAAAGCACAAAAAACGGATCCACTTTTTGTAAAAGTAGAAAATGAACTTTTAAAACGACCAGAAGTAAAACAAGAAGAAATCCCTCAAAAACAAGATAATGATATACAAATAGATGATTTTAAAAAATGTGTTATTAAAGTAGGAACCATTTTGGAATGCGAAAATGTAGAAGGTAGTGAAAAACTGCTTAAATTTAGCATTGATCTTGGCGAAGACAAGCCAAGGCAGATAATATCAGGCATAGCAAAATATTATAATCCTTTGGATTTAATCGGCAAACAAATTTGCGTTTTAGCAAATTTAAAACCAAGAAAAATTTTTAAACACATTTCAGAAGGTATGATACTGAGTGCAGAAGATGGCAGACTAACGCTTCTTAGTGTTGAAAATAAAGTAAAAAATGGTGCGATAATAGGATGA
- the mobB gene encoding molybdopterin-guanine dinucleotide biosynthesis protein B, with protein MKRLAVAFSGPSNSGKTTLITKVAKIFLDEKLKVVVIKHDPANKAKFDVEGKDSYKFYQIGADVVVLSPTRSTYFSQEKKDLDDVIRMLGDFDILIVEGLKTLPLPRISVFRDKIDDSYLSFSDAIATNGIKFDTNLPNLDINNPVQICKWIKNNAKKV; from the coding sequence ATGAAAAGATTAGCAGTTGCATTTTCAGGACCTTCAAATAGCGGTAAAACTACTCTTATAACTAAAGTTGCAAAAATTTTTTTAGATGAGAAACTAAAAGTTGTAGTTATCAAACACGATCCAGCTAATAAGGCTAAATTTGATGTTGAGGGTAAAGATAGTTATAAATTTTATCAAATCGGTGCTGATGTTGTTGTGCTTAGCCCAACAAGAAGCACATATTTTTCACAAGAAAAAAAAGATTTAGATGATGTTATAAGAATGCTTGGGGATTTTGATATTTTGATAGTTGAGGGGCTAAAAACTCTGCCTTTACCAAGAATATCTGTTTTTAGAGATAAAATAGATGATAGTTATTTGTCTTTTTCAGATGCAATTGCAACAAATGGCATAAAATTCGATACAAATTTGCCAAATTTAGATATAAATAATCCAGTGCAAATTTGCAAATGGATAAAAAATAACGCAAAAAAAGTTTAA
- the trmA gene encoding tRNA (uridine(54)-C5)-methyltransferase TrmA codes for MDCKYFGICGSCTKNEPYEKQLVDKLTTIKNIFNEIYNDEIEIFSSLPSGYRIRSEFSIYHDESRANYAMNGKQTRFVLIDECPKVDEKIANLMPKLLDIINQNENLRTKLFGAEFLTTKFQTQVVLLYHKDIFLIKDELEMLSKTLNISLIARSRKKKLSFNGENLKEELIINGKKFLYIISEGAFLQPNKIVNQKMISWAINCIEDGKDLLEMYCGHGNFTIPISFKFKKVLATEISKKSIANAIKNCELNSTNNIHFVRLDANELIEAFNGREFKRLKDISLNEFNFSHLLVDPPRAGLSDEVCEFAAKFKNIVYISCNPNTLKRDILKLLKTHKITKFAIFDQFANTDHIECIVLMSRKYNEGV; via the coding sequence TTGGATTGCAAATACTTCGGGATATGCGGAAGTTGTACTAAAAACGAACCTTACGAAAAACAGCTTGTTGATAAACTTACAACTATAAAAAATATTTTTAATGAAATTTATAATGATGAGATAGAAATTTTCTCATCATTGCCAAGTGGATATAGAATAAGATCTGAGTTTAGCATATATCATGATGAAAGCAGAGCAAATTACGCAATGAATGGCAAACAGACGCGTTTTGTTCTCATCGATGAATGTCCAAAAGTTGATGAAAAAATAGCTAATTTAATGCCAAAATTACTTGATATTATAAATCAAAATGAAAACCTAAGAACAAAACTTTTTGGAGCTGAGTTTCTAACAACTAAATTTCAAACACAAGTAGTTTTACTATATCATAAAGATATTTTTCTTATCAAAGATGAGCTTGAGATGTTGTCAAAGACGCTAAATATCTCTCTTATAGCAAGATCAAGAAAGAAAAAACTTTCATTTAATGGCGAAAATCTAAAAGAAGAACTAATTATAAATGGTAAAAAATTTTTATATATCATAAGTGAAGGTGCGTTTTTACAACCAAACAAAATAGTAAATCAAAAAATGATTTCTTGGGCAATCAACTGCATTGAAGATGGTAAAGATTTATTAGAAATGTATTGTGGGCATGGAAATTTTACTATACCAATTTCATTTAAATTTAAAAAAGTTCTAGCTACTGAAATTTCTAAAAAATCCATAGCAAATGCTATAAAAAATTGCGAATTAAACAGCACAAATAACATACACTTTGTTAGGCTTGATGCAAATGAATTGATAGAAGCTTTTAACGGAAGAGAGTTTAAAAGACTAAAAGATATAAGCTTAAATGAATTTAATTTTTCTCATCTTTTAGTTGATCCGCCACGAGCTGGACTTAGTGATGAAGTATGCGAATTTGCAGCTAAATTTAAAAATATAGTTTATATCTCATGCAATCCAAACACACTAAAAAGAGATATTTTAAAACTATTAAAAACCCACAAGATTACGAAATTTGCTATATTTGATCAATTTGCAAACACAGATCATATAGAGTGTATAGTATTGATGTCTAGAAAATACAATGAAGGAGTATAG